A window of Cyprinus carpio isolate SPL01 chromosome A6, ASM1834038v1, whole genome shotgun sequence genomic DNA:
TCGGTTGGCTGGCGATGAGACAGCAGCAACTGTAGGCGCTTCCTGGACACCTGATACGACGAGAGAGACGAGAAGCAGTCAAACCCAcagctgacctctgaccccacaCAATCCCGCTGCCACAGCTGCAGTGGGAAAAACAGCTCGGCCAACATGGCTGAACAGCATCACAGTTTTTCCATCCGCTTGTATTCTCATGACTCTGTCATGGATAAACTGCATCCGGCTACAGGACGggcctttttttaaacaaaattattttcctgtCCCAGCGCTCGCTGATGAAAAATCCTGGAAAATCCTCCTCACACAAGGACCAGAGGACGTCCCACCTGCTCCGAGGGACACAATAAGTGCAGAAGACATGTCGACCCTGGAGAGCGAGTCGAGAACAGACGCGGACACTGACCCTCCGCCGCAGCACTGCATGCAATAAAGCAAGAGTTTTACAGCATCAGCTGAGTTAGTGAGCATTTGACCGGTTGAAGCAACGTTTACCCCCTAATAACTGACTATACTGTTAAAAAGAAATAGACAATAACACAGCGACCGATCAGATTTGCTCTGAACAAAGTtcattgtgtttgtatttgtgttctgTTGATGAAGAACAGCGGTGCAGCTAAAACACATTTAGCCAGTTCGTAAACTCAGGCTTGTGCCTCAAATCTTTATTTCCCATCATCCTCTGTGGATCACTTACACACGTAATGCTCATCCATTGCTCTTCATTATGTTGCACCAGTGCTAAAAGCTTCCTACATTTATTAGGAAGTGAAAACGAGACAAAAATCTGAAACaatcatgtttaatttattcagactaaaatcAGTTGAATGCAAGCCACATAACTACAACTTCTTACAGACGgagcaaacaaacaaagataATCTAGAGCAGACTGTGATCAGAGTGTGATGTGAGCTGCATTCAGAACATTTCCCATCAGATTCTCCTGAAGATGCTGCAGGTCTTCAGATGCCCACGGGACAGAAGACAGAGGAACACTGAACCAGCAAGTCCTGAGCTGTTCTCCATTTAGCACTTATGCTTTCAAAGatgaatacattattaaataatccAGTCAGAATGCTTCAGACAGTGGTAGATGTGATGTCTGAGGTACACCAGGAACCCACAAACTCTATTTATTCCCTGACTGAGCCACACATACAACTCCTTGAAATATCAGTGAGAGGAAATTAAATGGAGAAGTTGCAGACAtgaagaatcacgtgacactgcTAACTCAACACACGAAACATGGATCCGGAATACAAGCCATGAATTTAACCCCgtccaaaaatgtacaaaaagaaaatttgctgacatTCCACACAATGTTTCTATGAGAGTTTATATGCGTGTCAGTTTGAGATTGGTTAGTGCTGGTCACCGCTGGTAGCTGCTGGCTGTGACTGCTAGGATCTGTTCCTGAACCTTCTCCGTGATTCCGCTGCTGCCATGTTTTGTCTCAATGCCGCAGGTCCGCGGCCCCGTACTCTCCTCACTGTCCGTGTCGCCGCAACAACTGGAGCCCGATGATGCCGTCAGCACCGTCATGGAGTCCGTGGAGTCTCTGTTTTTACGGGACGGGGAGCTGCTGTTTCCCAAAGCCTCGCTTCCATCCTTCTTCCGGTCCTCCTCACCCTCCGTCGTGCCTTTACACGCCTGGTCGCTCGTCTGGTCATTCAGCAGCTGGACGAGGAAGTTGATGTACTTCATGGCGAGGCGCAGGATCTCGTTCTTGCTGAGCTTCTTGTCAGGAGGGTGGGTCGGGATGAGTTTGCGGAGCTCAGAGAAAGCACCGTTTACGTTCTGTTGCCGCCAGCGTTCGCGGCTGTTAGTGAAGACACGCCGAGCCAGCTTCTGAGGAGGACCTGAAGGAAAACCACACGTGAGATACAGCTGAGCACGGGAACACGGAGCATCAACACACGCTGGATTCATCTGGTTTCATCTATGACAATGATGAACCAAGGCTTAATAAGTAACTAAATAACTCTAAACTACATCGGTCTCCTCACAATTAGTTAAACATCCATGAATGAAACGATGTACCATCATTGAGGTCCAGCTCGAAGTGTGTGGATGGCCGTCTCTTTATACGAGCGTTCCCAAAGATCCCAAAGCTCCCAGATGGTCCAAGGAAAGAGCTGAAAGGGAAGAGAGAAAACACTGCAACATAAAGAGATAAATGAGGAAAAGAAATCTATAAAAGCAGTCCTGAGAGATTGAAGACTGTCTGTCGCTGATTGTACAAACGTGACCGTCGCCGTTCTGTCCTCATTACAGCCGTACAGCTCAGATAGATCTGACTTTATTCCGCCTGCAGTGCTTTAAGATAAAACTGAGACTAAAGGAGATAAAAGATCAAGCTGTAGATTTACTGAAGTTCAGCAAGGCACTGGTCGACAAGAGAACGTAACATCAGTTTGTTCTTTACTCTGATGCTAAATAAGGCTATGTTTACACAACAATGGTGTAGTTAAAAACGGAAAAGATTtttccttgtgtttttaaaaagtttcacgtatacacaacaacgttttcaCATATCCACGAAAACGGCCAAAataggccagtagttggcgctgtcaccttgttagtaaacagtacctgtagggaagtgacaaATACATGTTGTATATGATGTGTCTtcactgttggttgtaatattagtgaagtaaatccacactttgctgaagaagcattaAACTcctgagcagcaacaacagtaccatgtactccgccattgttgtgtatgtttgttcacgcttgcctttaaaatcgaaaCGTActcgcatgtctacatacctaacacatactaCGCACACGCATGACATCACCGTTTTCAAAGTTTACACAAACGATAACGGTGCCGTTTTCAataacttgcactttgaaacccgttttcagtCCCCATAACACAGTTGACATATAAACGAACAAAACGCATAAAGTTTAACGTTTTGGGCTGAAAACGGTGTCATGTAAACGGCCCCTGATTGTGATTATTAACCTGTGTGCATCATCCTGTAGTGTCTGTGTTCCAGatatgaatgattcctcaaatcatgtgttGTTGAGAAGAGTGTGCTGATCAAATGCACCATTTTCACTTGTTGCACTAGAAGACAACTGAAGAACCCTCAACCAGGACATCCTAGTGACCACcagcacaccctagcaacctcatagcaacactcAAACAATCACTCAGACCCTAACACTGCACAGCACCACCCTGGCTTGAGCACAACAGCATCAGGTGCTGATTTATTCCAACCAAGAAATGTACGAATGAAGATGCTCTTTCTTCTCGTCATATCAAGGAATATAAGAGTGGAAATAATTGTGGGTTTGATCTCGCCTCACCTGCTGATGAAGGGGTGCGTCTGCAGGAAGGGCGGAGGCAGGAGGGCCGCAGTGGGTCCGGCGCTAGACAGCGAGGACAGTTGTGCCAGTCGCAGCTCGGTGGGGCCGTGCGGGAGGCGCGGAGCGGGGTGCAGGGCCCTCAGGGGGGCCGACAGCATGGAGAGGGGAGGCAGGGGGGGTTTGCTGTGAGCCAGGCTGATGACCGGGATGTTGGGCGGGAGGGACGTCGAGGAGGACGAGGACACGCGCTCACCACCCGACTCCGTGGACGTGATGGGGGGGCTCCGTCGGGGAGGTGTCGTCTGGTCAGTATCGGCTCCAGTGGCCTCTGGTTCCGCTGCGCTGGGCGTGGTGTCCGTACGGCTCTCTGCATCACGAGCCGCGTTAACATCAGGCGAACTCATGCGAGCAGGGCTGACGCGCTGGAGGACAGACGGAGACGGTGAGGAGGGCGAGACGGGTGTCTCGTTCTTCTCCATCATGACCTGAGACTGATGAGTTCTCCTGATGTTCTCAGCTTCTTCTCATCGCTCTTTGTGTGGAAGTCTGCAGAATAATCCGCTTCCGTTTGGTCCTGAAACAACAAAACAGTTTGGTTTCAAACAGGCAGGAGCTTCTGGAGTCACATTATGATAATATAAAGTCCCCAATGCATGAAGAACAAACTGGTGTGactttatttcaaacaaaaacaggCCAGGGCTAAGTTTGTGCTTGCCAGCTGGAGCGCGCCTTGTTGGAAAGTTCAGTTTGGCTGTTTTGAACTCCTGAAACAAACTCCAAATAAACTGGACTTGGTTTTGGGAGTTAGAAACAGCTTGCCAAACCAAAAAAGTTCACTCCAGATGGTAAACACCTTTGAACTACCACTGGTCCGTAGCGAGTATGTaatatatgaccctggagcacaaaagctgTCATaagtagcaacagccaaaaatacattgcatggatcaaaattagaattttcttttatgccaaaaatcattaggatattaagtaaagatcatgtcccatgaagatattttgtaaatttccaactgtaaatataaatatatatatatataaaataaatttgctagtaatatgcattgctaagaacttcatttgaacaactttaaagatgattttctcaatatttagatttttttgctccctcagattccagattttcaaatagttgtatctcagacaaataatgtcctcctaacaaaccacacatcaatggagagattatttatttaaaactgattattctcaattttgaaaaattgacacttaagactgattttgtgctccagggtcacgtatGTAGGTGTGCTCTGGGGATGCTGTAACTTTGCTGTGAGTCTATGGGGGTCTTAAGATTCACGTTCACACTGCAGATGAATCCAGTGTCACTCCACTTCTGAGCATTTCATCGAGTTCggttcacacaaacacattcaatgctaaaacattcaCTGAATAGAAGTTAATGTAGTGGACATGACTGCTCATCTgaggagggagaaaaaaaaaaaatctcaaaaaggtACATGTCTACGACGAGTCTTTCTGCATTCGGTACTAACGTCGGCCAAAACAACTAATGTTAGTATCTGCCTTTCTGAGATCACCTGAACAGCTGCTAACAGTGCTTTCTTGTGTTGTATTATGCAAATATCACACGTCAGTCGTCCTGCTGTCTAACGATTAGTTCTGATGTCAGTCACTGATTGATCGATGAGTCTATTGCTTTGACAGACATGATCAATGAACATCCTCACAGACACAGAGAGCAATTTAACACAAGCTTCTGCAAAGGCTTTCCTTCACGTTTCCCTCTTTTACATGTCGGCTGTTATTCCTCACATTTGGTTCCTCTTTCTGTCCAGTTTAATGAACTTAATTTTTCATAATGGTCTACTCCAGTCCGATCCTTAACAAAACATACACTTGACATTCTGGAAGCTCCATGTGTTTTCAGATGCTCACTCACAGGAAACATCACGCTTTTCATGGGTCACGTTTCTTCCAACCGTTCCTCCGAAGTTTCTCCCTCTTTCCAAATGTCTGATTCAGTCGTCGAGTCTTTAATGTCCATGTAAGTTTACAAGAACTTTCTGATTCTCAAATGAGTTTGTTCTCATTTCAAATCCAAGATGTGTGTCAGTAGTTCTGAATAAATGTATGAAGTTATTCCGAGTGTCAGCATTGCTTATGAAGAATGAACCGTGAATTGAATCAGTAGTGATCGGACAAACAAAGTGTCTGCTGCGGTGTGAGATCTCGTCGGTCACTCACCGTGTTTGTGGTCACTTTCTCTGTTGTCTTCGTTCACTCCGTCTGTGAAGCGATCACACCCTCGCTCTCCTCCACACGTCTCCTCGCTCTTCCTTCCTGTTCCTGAGCACTGTTCTCCACAAGTTTCTCCAGCGTTCAGTGAAGATCAGAGATCTGGAGTGATGACCTCACTGCAGGAATGACGGACGACTGGAACATGCGCCGATGTAAAAGTGATGCACGTGTGCCGTCTCTCTCTCCATCAGCCCCCCCCAATCACCATCAGACATGGTGCTCTAGTTGGATACCAGTTGAGCTGAACTTGTAttgggcgagagagagagagagagagagagagagagagagagagagagagagagagagagagagagagagagagagagagagagagagagagagagagagagagagagagagagagagagagagagagagagagagagagagagacagagagagagagagagagagagagagctttccGCTCTCTGCTGGACAGGAGGATGTACTTGTACAATATGGTGATGTTGataagagtaaaaaaaagtgCCTGCAGGCATGAGATAAGAGCCCCCCCCACccgtcgctctctctctctctctctggtcagCCTCAGACACTGAAGGTTCTTGGATCTCGACCAAAAGGAAGCACAACTTACATCATGATTGAATAACATTGTAAaagttctctctcacacactcaaactgaaatatataaacgaaagtgaggctgcatttattctgTTCTTTTGGAGTTTGAGTGGAAACAGTCAGAAACTGCGATGTTTGAACTTCATGAACACAGCTCCACAAGCACTTTCGTCTCATTCActagccaacacacacacacacgctctacTGAAAGACTGTATATGGACATCGTTTGGGTGCCTTTAAGCGAAAAGTTGGAACAAATGTATGTGCTCATGCACCTGTTGTGTAGTGTTTTTACTGTGCATTACATCCAAAGTGTTTCATCATGAAACCAATGACAACAACATAAATCAGATTTAAAGAATTACATGAAGAATCAGTCCAGCGTCACAGATATGGTCTCGTctcatctctctgtgtgtgtgtgtgtgtgtgtgtgagagagtNNNNNNNNNNNNNNNNNNNNNNNNNNNNNNNNNNNNNNNNNNNNNNNNNNNNNNNNNNNNNNNNNNNNNNNNNNNNNNNNNNNNNNNNNNNNNNNNNNNNNNNNNNNNNNNNNNNNNNNNNNNNNNNNNNNNNNNNNNNNNNNNNNNNNNNNNNNNNNNNNNNNNNNNNNNNNNNNNNNNNNNNNNNNNNNNNNNNNNNNNNNNNNNNNNNNNNNNNNNNNNNNNNNNNNNNNNNNNNNNNNNNNNNNNNNNNNNNNNNNNNNNNNNNNNNNNNNNNNNNNNNNNNNNNNNNNNNNNNNNNNNNNNNNNNNNNNNNNNNNNNNNNNNNNNNNNNNNNNNNNNNNNNNNNNNNNNNNNNNNNNNNNNNNNNNNNNNNNNNNNNNNNNNNNNNNNNNNNNNNNNNNNNNNNNNNNNNNNNNNNNNNNNNNNNNNNNNNNNNNNNNNNNNNNNNNNNNNNNNNNNNNNNNNNNNNNNNNNNNNNNNNNNNNNNNNNNNNNNNNNNNNNNNNNNNNNNNNNNNNN
This region includes:
- the LOC109069366 gene encoding protein lyl-1-like translates to MMEKNETPVSPSSPSPSVLQRVSPARMSSPDVNAARDAESRTDTTPSAAEPEATGADTDQTTPPRRSPPITSTESGGERVSSSSSTSLPPNIPVISLAHSKPPLPPLSMLSAPLRALHPAPRLPHGPTELRLAQLSSLSSAGPTAALLPPPFLQTHPFISSSFLGPSGSFGIFGNARIKRRPSTHFELDLNDGPPQKLARRVFTNSRERWRQQNVNGAFSELRKLIPTHPPDKKLSKNEILRLAMKYINFLVQLLNDQTSDQACKGTTEGEEDRKKDGSEALGNSSSPSRKNRDSTDSMTVLTASSGSSCCGDTDSEESTGPRTCGIETKHGSSGITEKVQEQILAVTASSYQR